Part of the Methanosphaera sp. WGK6 genome is shown below.
AGAGCTACAAAAATGAAATTAAATGATGGTTCTGAAGGGTATAGTGTAACAGGAACGCCTACTGATTGTGTTATATTAGGTTCAAAAGGTATATTGGATGAGGAACCTGATTTAATAATATCAGGTATTAATCTTGGAGAAAATTTATCAAAATCAATTACAACTTCTGGGACGTTAGGAGCAACTTTTGAAGCAGCATCTTTTAAAATACCAACTATAGCAGTGTCATTACAAGTAATAAGGGAAGATTTAAAATTTAAAGATGGTGTAATGGAAATAGATTTTACAAATGCTGAAAGAATACTTAGAAAATTCGCTAAAAAAGTAATAGAATATGGAATGCCTGAAGGAGTTAGTGTGCTTAATTTAAATATACCTGTAAATCCTGTATCTGATGATATTGTTCAAGCAAATTTAGCTGAAAGAATGTATTCAACAGATGTTGAAAAAAGAGTCGATCCTTATGGACATCCGTATTATTGGATTGTAGGTGATTTAATAGGGGAAGATGAAATTGGAAATGATGTTCACACATTACGTGTTTTAAATAAACCTGTGGTTACGCCAATTTCGACAGATATGGGGATGGATATAGATATATCTAAATGGTTAGAATAGTTCTTAAAAACTATTTGATAACATTAATTCCCATTATTTTATCTAAATTATTTTTTTTAATATCATATGCAATATAACTACTACCTATAGCTCCACTTTTATCTGTAAGAACTTGAATAGGAGCAATACGTTCAACTTTTTCTTTAATCATATTACTTATGTTAATAGGTTCCTTCATACATCCACCAGAACCAGTAAGAACAATACCCTCAATATTTGTTTCCATAATACCATATAATCCATATATTTCCATCACAACACTCATAACTAATGAATCAATAGCTAGAATTCCTTTTTCATCATTATTTACAGCTTTTTTAAGAATATCTTCTTTAACATTATTGATTTTAGAATTAACTTCTGCAATTTTAGATATTCCTGCCTGTGAAAAACATTCATTAGCACTTCTTTTTCCAGAATCAATGTCTCTAATCATAGCTAAATCAAGTGGGCCATGAATAAATCCCATAGCACCAAGACATGCATCAATAGCTCCTCGTATAATTCCATTTTCAACAAGTATACAAACAGTATTAGAACTAATGTCTGCAATAATCATATTTTTCCAGCCTGTTTTTTTAAATGCATAATAAGAAAGACTAACTTTTTCAGAACTAGCACAATGTGAATAACTAGCTCTAAATCTTTTATCTAAAAAATCACATTCTGAATGTAATCCTGGAATAAGTACTGCAGGGATATTTGATGACAATATATCTTCATAGACATTACTTCCACCACCCGTAATTTTACCAGCACCTTGAATTGATTTAATACCTTTATTTTCAACTTTATCTAATGGAGTAATTTCAGATATATAATCACCCATTGCATAAGTCATAGCTAATAATTCAATTTTATTTATATCAATATAATTATTCACAGTGTCTTTAAATGAAATTTCATTTTTTGATAGTTTTTCACGATTTAATTTAAAATAAGCTATTTCTTCTTTATATTTATCAATAATTTCAAAGGAAACAGCAGTTGTTCCATGATCCATACCC
Proteins encoded:
- the surE gene encoding 5'/3'-nucleotidase SurE translates to MKILITNDDGVMSKGILAARDAVKDLGETTIVAPVTQQSGVGHAITLMKPLRATKMKLNDGSEGYSVTGTPTDCVILGSKGILDEEPDLIISGINLGENLSKSITTSGTLGATFEAASFKIPTIAVSLQVIREDLKFKDGVMEIDFTNAERILRKFAKKVIEYGMPEGVSVLNLNIPVNPVSDDIVQANLAERMYSTDVEKRVDPYGHPYYWIVGDLIGEDEIGNDVHTLRVLNKPVVTPISTDMGMDIDISKWLE
- a CDS encoding methanogenesis marker 12 protein — encoded protein: MKYYMGMDHGTTAVSFEIIDKYKEEIAYFKLNREKLSKNEISFKDTVNNYIDINKIELLAMTYAMGDYISEITPLDKVENKGIKSIQGAGKITGGGSNVYEDILSSNIPAVLIPGLHSECDFLDKRFRASYSHCASSEKVSLSYYAFKKTGWKNMIIADISSNTVCILVENGIIRGAIDACLGAMGFIHGPLDLAMIRDIDSGKRSANECFSQAGISKIAEVNSKINNVKEDILKKAVNNDEKGILAIDSLVMSVVMEIYGLYGIMETNIEGIVLTGSGGCMKEPINISNMIKEKVERIAPIQVLTDKSGAIGSSYIAYDIKKNNLDKIMGINVIK